One region of Juglans regia cultivar Chandler chromosome 4, Walnut 2.0, whole genome shotgun sequence genomic DNA includes:
- the LOC108985276 gene encoding protein CHROMATIN REMODELING 4-like isoform X2 yields MKENGSSNSKMINRNWVLKRKRRKLPCGPAISNGKEVSSVASETPKNTSSVKRRLKSETRSERFSSKKKGNDGRVPLSPESKHLYYFECVICDLGGNLLCCDSCPQTYHLQCLNPPLKRIPMGKWQCPNCCQKGDPLKPMSQLDTISKRARTKIVTGKSKIGIQSSDMDKVSRIFGSSIIAKKRSSSKGKSVKFLEQKPVPSQIDVSCSTKPTHQSLALLEDNSFCVSVDDEKKSNISPADSPADRKSNSPAEEISSHSEVKNSETADEAPEGKPASLRNNVSTGKTLVLAISAATMEHRKRKQKVNDDNSQKKHRTNEGKFRASTSKKRGSKANSKSHKKRKSIHRGVSTALSKEDIGMTILDVQRKDEKLLQEATSLSHELNKADNVDEAVICGEGIPVEPLQVDRILGCRIQGAYMGSSRHLPVSVTVDLRSDDLLISENQNILSEENSACDTDIDVVASENLNEGCQNIVKTCDREESMVNEMKVDKMHVYRRSASRECKRGNTIVCLHEEIKESDSSTVKGKDQDESATITEDLEKTNEKLVTEKNTNVSLRDHGNSEVPKIWETHVSNGTKDDKESDLGMEMSASADKKNHEATPAESACVDRETVLYEFLIKWVGKSHIHNSWISESQLKVLAKRKLENYKAKYGTAVINICEERWKQPQRVIARLNLKDRTAEAFVKWTGLPYDECTWERLDESVLQNSLHLIDLFNQFERQTLEKDSSKDALTRKGDRQQNEIVTLTEQPKELKGGSLFPHQLEALNWLRKCWHKSKNVILADEMGLGKTVSACAFLSSLYFEFKATLPCLVLVPLSTMPNWLAEFSLWAPNLNVVEYHGCAKARSMIRQYEWHASDPSDLNKKTAAYKFNVLLTTYEMVLADSSHLRGVPWEVLVVDEGHRLKNSGSKLFSLLNSFSFQHRVLLTGTPLQNNIGEMYNLLNFLQPASFPSLSSFEEKFNDLTTAEKVEELKKLVAPHMLRRLKKDAMQNIPPKTERMVPVELSSIQAEYYRAMLTKNYQILRNIGKGVVQQSMLNIVMQLRKVCNHPYLIPGTEPDSGSVEFLHEMRIKASAKLTLLHSMLKILYKEGHRVLIFSQMTKLLDILEDYMNIEFGPKTYERVDGSVSVADRQTAIARFNQDKSRFVFLLSTRSCGLGINLATADTVIIYDSDFNPHADIQAMNRAHRIGQSNRLLVYRLVVRASVEERILQLAKKKLMLDQLFVNKSGSQQEVEDILKWGTEELFNDCPSTNLKDTGECSSNKDEAVVDTDNKHRKRAGSLGDVYQDKCTDSSSRIMWDENAILKLLDRSNLQSGSSDNAEGDLESDVLGSVKALEWNDEPTEEQGGAESPPILTDDICAQNPERKEDNAVIGMEENEWDRLLRVRWEKYQVEEEAALGRGKRLRKAVSYREAYTPHPSGTMSESGGEEEREPEPEPEREYTPAGRALKAKFAKLRARQKERLAQRNAFQESCPGEGMPGPNSVPQCPSTDPKEGEVIKLHQTIRENISVIDIEDDKLVQPVDSPKNKADSPLRLGRISKYKMSSHLDFPVNPLGHPSPDIFLPSHHFQSTNYTSSVPTSNLLPVLGLCAPNANQAELSYQSLSRSNGKQSKLGTGPEFPFSLAPCSRTSIETDVKNQDSTLDKAEKPDASAEGFQQRFKTSILDNCPLYFPCPPAVQGKASERLESSGPTFSNFQEKMELPSLPFNEKMLSRFPLSAKTMPSPHLDYLPSLSLGNRPEAVNGFMQDLPTIPLLPNLKFPAHDAVRYNQQEEAPPKLDLGKRPTTFSSFPENHRKVLESIMMRTGSGSSNIFGKKSKIESWSEDELDFLWIGVRRHGRGNWESVLRDPRLKFSRYKTSEDLSARWEEEQLKLFDGSTFSVPKSTKPTKSTKSSMFPGISDGMMARALHGSRLATPPKFQTHLTDMKLGFGDLASSVPHLETSDRLGLQNDQFVPIPTWNLDKHWVNHPGESSSGPFERSGTSLNVPIDKPFLLNSYGASCLGSLGLNSSSSLDVQRKDEERCPDKYGKLPSLLDKSLNVLRDSHHNLGGGESVDTVLLPDPSKRLNVSHLKCEEAAGNSSSKDKLPHWLREAVSVPAKPPDPNLPPTVSAIAHSVRLLYGEEKPAIPPFVIPGPPPSIPKDPRWSLKKKRKRRSHLFRRVPPDIAGRSQDFQRNLHDENAASSLIQLAPPFSLHPQSTMGTAGFPQIESDLNLPALNLNMMNPSSSSTHLHQRRRKGMGLSPSPEVLQLVASCVAPGPHLSSASGMTSSSFVESKLEVSKSVDLVGFPDPKHAFSKKKAEQSLPFNVWGSTPGDKVDHTESGDSSKTQSDPRTEQPDVEDVSSEGTVSDHPVSDHES; encoded by the exons ATGAAGGAAAACGGCTCATCGAATAGTAAAATGATCAACAGAAACTGGGTCTTGAAGCGCAAACGGAGAAAACTCCCTTGTGGTCCAGCTATATCCAATGGTAAAGAAGTTAGTTCTGTGGCATCAGAAACTCCAAAGAATACTTCTTCGGTCAAACGCAGGCTGAAGAGTGAAACTAGATCTGAGCGTTTTTCTTCCAAGAAGAAAGGGAATGATGGG CGTGTACCCCTTTCTCCTGAATCGAAGCACTTG TATTACTTTGAATGCGTGATCTGTGATCTTGGCGGTAACTTGTTATGTTGTGATAGTTGTCCCCAGACCTATCATCTCCAGTGCCTTAATCCTCCTCTGAAG CGCATACCAATGGGGAAGTGGCAATGCCCTAACTGCTGTCAGAAAGGTGATCCGTTAAAACCAATGAGCCAACTTGATACCATTTCAAAACGGGCAAGAACAAAGATAGTCACTGGAAAATCAAAAATTGGAATTCAGTCATCTGACATGGACAAAGTATCACGAATTTTTGGAAGCTCTATTATTGCAAAGAAAAGGTCCTCCAGCAAAGGAAAATCTGTCAAATTCCTTGAACAGAAACCCGTCCCTTCCCAAATAGATGTATCCTGTAGCACCAAGCCTACTCATCAATCCCTTGCACTGCTTGAAGATAATTCATTCTGTGTGAGTGTTGATGATGAGAAGAAATCTAATATATCTCCTGCAGACTCTCCTGCAGACAGGAAATCAAACTCTCCTGCTGAGGAAATTTCATCCCATTCTGAAGTTAAAAATTCAGAGACAGCTGATGAAGCTCCTGAGGGGAAGCCTGCTTCGCTTAGAAACAATGTATCTACTGGGAAAACACTTGTTCTTGCAATCAGTGCTGCCACCATGGAACATAGAAAAAGGAAACAGAAAGTCAATGATGATAACAGCCAAAAGAAGCATAGGACCAATGAAGGAAAGTTTAGAGCTAGTACTTCTAAGAAACGTGGATCCAAAGCAAATAGTAAGTCACATAAGAAGCGCAAGTCTATTCACCGTGGGGTTTCCACAGCTTTGTCAAAGGAGGATATAGGAATGACAATTTTAGATGTGCAGAGAAAAGATGAG AAACTTCTGCAGGAAGCAACAAGCCTGTCACATGAGTTGAATAAAGCAGATAACGTGGATGAAGCAGTAATCTGTGGAGAAGGCATCCCTGTTGAACCTCTGCAG GTTGATCGGATTCTTGGGTGTCGAATTCAAGGTGCTTACATGGGCTCTTCACGCCACTTACCTGTGTCTGTTACTGTTGACCTACGTTCTGATGACTTACTAATTTCAGAAAATCAAAACATACTATCAGAAGAAAACTCAGCTTGTGATACTGATATAGATGTTGTGGCCAGTGAAAATCTTAATGAGGGTTGTCAGAATATTGTTAAGACTTGTGATAGGGAAGAAAGCATGGTGAATGAAATGAAAGTGGATAAAATGCATGTATACAGAAGATCTGCATCCAGAGAATGCAAAAGAGGAAACACCATTGTTTGTTTACATGAAGAAATCAAGGAGTCAGATTCTAGTACCGTAAAGGGCAAAGATCAAGATGAATCTGCTACAATTACAGAagatttggaaaaaacaaatgaaaagttGGTTACAGAGAAGAATACTAATGTTAGTTTGAGAGATCATGGTAACAGTGAAGTTCCAAAAATATGGGAAACACACGTCTCTAATGGAACCAAAGATGACAAAGAATCAGATTTAGGAATGGAAATGAGTGCCTCTgcagacaagaaaaatcacGAGGCCACCCCAGCTGAATCTGCTTGTGTTGACAGAGAGACAGTGTTGTATGAGTTTTTAATTAAGTGGGTAGGTAAGTCTCATATTCATAATAGCTGGATTTCTGAATCTCAGCTAAAAGTTCTGGCGAAGAGAAAGCTAGAAAATTACAAGGCAAAATATGGGACAGCTGTAATAAACATCTGTGAGGAGCGGTGGAAGCAGCCCCAGCGGGTGATTGCTCGCCTTAATCTCAAAGATAGGACAGCTGAAGCTTTTGTAAAATGGACAGGTCTCCCTTATGATGAATGCACTTGGGAAAGATTAGATGAATCTGTTCTTCAAAATTCTTTGCACCTGATTGATCTTTTTAATCAATTTGAACGCCAAACATTGGAGAAAGACTCTTCCAAGGATGCCTTAACAAGGAAGGGTGACCGTCAGCAAAATGAGATAGTAACTCTCACAGAGCAACCTAAGGAACTAAAAGGAGGTTCATTATTTCCCCATCAGCTTGAAGCTCTTAATTGGTTGCGTAAATGCTGGCATAAATCCAAGAATGTGATACTTGCTGATGAAATGGGTCTTGGAAAAACAGTCTCTGCATGTGcttttctctcatctctgtATTTTGAGTTTAAAGCTACTCTGCCCTGTCTAGTGTTGGTTCCACTTTCCACAATGCCTAACTGGCTGGCTGAGTTTTCATTATGGGCTCCGAACTTGAATGTTGTGGAGTATCATGGTTGCGCAAAAGCAAGATCCATGATTCGCCAATATGAGTGGCATGCCAGTGATCCAAGTGACTTGAATAAGAAAACAGCGGCCTATAAATTTAATGTTCTTTTAACTACATATGAAATGGTACTTGCTGATTCCTCTCATTTGCGTGGAGTTCCTTGGGAAGTTCTTGTGGTTGATGAAGGCCACCGCCTGAAAAATTCTGGAAGTAAGCTTTTTAGCTTGCTCAATTCGTTCTCCTTTCAACATCGTGTATTGTTGACTGGTACACCTCTTCAAAACAATATCGGTGAGATGTATAACTTGCTTAACTTCTTGCAGCCAGCTTCATTTCCTTCACTCTCTTCATTTGAAGAGAAGTTTAATGATCTTACAACTGCTGAAAAAGTGGAAGAATTGAAGAAACTTGTTGCTCCGCATATGCTTCGAAGACTTAAAAAGGATGCAATGCAAAATATTCCCCCTAAGACTGAACGAATGGTTCCTGTAGAGTTGTCATCCATCCAAGCAGAATACTATCGTGCAATGCTGACAAAGAACTATCAAATATTGCGGAATATTGGGAAGGGGGTTGTCCAGCAATCAATGCTAAATATTGTGATGCAGTTAAGAAAAGTTTGCAATCACCCATATCTCATACCTGGTACTGAACCTGATTCTGGATCGGTAGAATTCCTTCATGAAATGCGGATAAAAGCCTCTGCCAAGTTGACTTTGTTGCATTCTATGCTTAAGATTCTATACAAGGAAGGTCATAGAGTCCTTATTTTCTCACAGATGACCAAGCTTCTTGATATCCTTGAAGATTATATGAATATAGAATTTGGGCCTAAAACATATGAGAGAGTGGATGGCTCTGTCTCAGTGGCTGATCGACAAACAGCAATTGCACGCTTTAACCAAGACAAAAGTCGCTTTGTCTTCTTGTTATCAACACGGTCTTGTGGTCTTGGGATCAATTTGGCAACTGCTGACACTGTCATTATATATGATTCTGATTTCAATCCACATGCTGATATCCAAGCTATGAATCGTGCACATCGAATTGGACAGTCAAATAGACTTTTGGTATATCGACTTGTAGTTCGTGCTAGCGTTGAAGAGCGGATCTTGCAGCTTGCAAAGAAGAAACTGATGCTTGATCAGCTTTTTGTGAATAAGTCTGGATCACAGCAAGAAGTGGAAGATATTTTGAAATGGGGAACAGAAGAACTTTTTAACGATTGTCCTAGCacaaatttgaaagatacaGGTGAATGTAGCAGTAACAAAGACGAGGCAGTAGTGGATACAGACAATAAGCATAGGAAGAGAGCTGGTAGTCTAGGGGATGTGTACCAGGACAAATGTACAGATAGCAGCAGCAGGATCATGTGGGATGAAAATGCTATTTTGAAACTGCTTGACCGTTCAAATCTTCAGTCTGGATCAAGTGATAATGCTGAAGGGGATTTGGAAAGTGATGTGCTTGGCTCAGTGAAG GCACTTGAATGGAATGATGAACCTACAGAAGAACAAGGGGGAGCTGAATCTCCTCCCATTCTTACTGATGATATCTGTGCGCAAAATCCTGAAAGGAAAGAGGATAATGCGGTGATTGGTATGGAAGAAAATGAATGGGATAGACTTTTACGTGTGAG ATGGGAGAAGTATCAAGTGGAGGAGGAAGCAGCTCTTGGTCGAGGGAAGCGCCTGAGGAAAGCTGTTTCTTATAGGGAAGCATATACTCCACACCCAAGTGGAACAATGAGTGAG AGTGGTGGTGAAGAGGAACGAGAGCCAGAACCAGAACCCGAGCGGGAATATACGCCAGCAGGACGTGCTCTAAAAGCAAAGTT TGCTAAACTCCGTGCCAGACAAAAGGAACGGCTTGCTCAGAGGAATGCATTTCAGGAGTCTTGTCCTGGTGAGGGAATGCCTGGACCTAATTCGGTCCCTCAATGTCCTTCCACAGATCCCAAAGAAGGGGAGGTGATCAAATTACATCAAACTATCAGAGAGAATATTTCAGTAATTGACATAGAGGATGACAAATTAGTTCAGCCAGTAGATAGTCCAAAGAATAAGGCTGACTCGCCTTTAAGGCTGGGCAGAATATCAAAGTACAAAATGAGTAGTCATCTGGATTTTCCTGTTAATCCACTTGGTCACCCATCTCCTGACATTTTCCTTCCAAGTCACCATTTTCAAAGCACGAACTACACAAGCTCAGTGCCAACCAGTAACTTGTTACCAGTTCTTGGACTTTGTGCTCCCAATGCTAATCAGGCAGAGTTGTCGTATCAGAGCTTGTCAAGATCAAATGGCAAACAAAGTAAGCTGGGAACTGGACCAGAGTTTCCATTCAGTCTAGCTCCTTGCTCCAGGACTTCAATTGAGACAGATGTAAAAAATCAGGACTCTACCTTAGACAAAGCAGAGAAACCAGATGCATCTGCAGAAGGCTTTCAACAGCGTTTTAAAACCAGCATCCTGGATAACTGTCCCTTATATTTTcca TGTCCTCCAGCTGTCCAAGGAAAAGCTTCTGAACGTTTAGAAAGTTCTGGTCCTACTTTCTctaattttcaagaaaagatGGAATTGCCGAGCTTGccatttaatgaaaaaatgctGTCTAGATTCCCACTTTCAGCAAAGACCATGCCGAGTCCACATCTTGACTACTTACCTAGCTTATCATTAGGTAACAGACCTGAAGCTGTTAATGGCTTTATGCAGGACCTCCCAACAATACCATTGCTGCCCAACTTAAAATTCCCGGCACATGATGCAGTGAGATATAATCAGCAGGAGGAGGCACCGCCCAAATTGGATCTGGGAAAGAGGCCAACCACATTTTCCTCATTTCCTGAAAACCATAGGAAGGTGCTTGAAAGCATAATGATGAGGACAGGGTCTGGATCAAGCAacatttttggaaagaaatcaaAAATAGAAAGCTGGTCTGAAGATGAACTCGATTTTTTGTGGATTGGTGTTCGTAGACATGGACGGGGAAATTGGGAGTCCGTGCTTAGGGACCCCAGGTTAAAATTTTCCCGGTATAAAACGTCAGAAGATTTGTCAGCAAGGTGGGAGGAGGAACAACTCAAGCTCTTCGACGGGTCAACTTTTTCAGTACCAAAATCAACCAAACCAACAAAGTCTACCAAATCCTCAATGTTTCCTGGCATCTCTGATGGAATGATGGCTCGGGCCTTGCATGGTAGTAGACTTGCTACACCCCCTAAGTTTCAGACCCATCTGACAGACATGAAATTGGGTTTTGGTGATCTTGCATCCAGTGTGCCACATCTTGAAACATCTGATCGACTTGGTTTGCAAAATGACCAATTTGTACCTATACCAACTTGGAATCTTGACAAGCATTGGGTAAACCATCCTGGGGAGTCTTCTTCTGGACCTTTTGAACGGTCAGGAACTTCTTTAAATGTACCCATTGACAAGCCGTTTCTGCTCAATTCATATGGAGCCAGTTGTCTGGGTTCTTTAGGCTTGAATTCCTCGAGCAGCCTTGATGTTCAGAGAAAAGATGAAGAACGGTGTCCCGATAAGTATGGGAAGTTGCCTAGTCTCTTAGATAAATCGCTAAATGTTTTGCGTGATTCCCATCACAATTTAGGAGGTGGCGAATCTGTTGATACAGTATTGCTGCCTGATCCCAGTAAAAGGCTGAATGTTTCACATTTGAAGTGCGAAGAAGCTGCCGGAAATAGTTCTTCAAAGGACAAGCTACCCCATTGGCTGCGAGAAGCTGTGAGTGTACCTGCAAAACCTCCAGATCCCAACCTGCCCCCCACTGTATCAGCAATTGCACATTCCGTTCGATTGCTATATGGAGAAGAGAAGCCAGCCATCCCCCCATTTGTGATTCCAGGTCCACCTCCTTCCATACCAAAGGATCCAAGGTGGAGtctaaagaagaaaaggaaacggAGGTCACATTTGTTTAGGCGGGTCCCACCAGACATTGCTGGAAGGAGTCAGGATTTCCAAAGAAACCTTCATGATGAAAATGCTGCTTCAAGCTTAATTCAATTGGCTCCACCGTTTTCACTACATCCACAATCTACCATGGGAACTGCAGGGTTTCCACAGATCGAATCAGATCTGAACTTGCCTGCTctcaatttaaacatgatgaaCCCATCATCCTCTTCCACACATTTACACCAGCGGAGGAGAAAAGGCATGGGATTGTCCCCGTCTCCTGAAGTGCTTCAGCTGGTAGCATCATGCGTTGCTCCAGGCCCACATTTGTCATCTGCTTCTGGCATGACAAGCTCAAGCTTCGTTGAAAGCAAGCTTGAAGTGTCAAAATCTGTTGACCTAGTTGGATTCCCAGACCCAAAACAtgcattttcaaaaaagaaGGCTGAGCAGAGCTTACCTTTTAACGTATGGGGCTCAACTCCAGGGGATAAAGTAGACCATACCGAAAGTGGAGATTCTAGCAAAACTCAATCAGACCCTCGGACTGAACAGCCTGATGTTGAGGATGTATCATCCGAGGGTACTGTCTCAGATCATCCTGTGAGTGACCATGAATCATAG